ACGACCAGCGGGAACTGCGGCGACACCTCCAGCGCGACGGGCGGCCCGCCGGAGGACAGCAGCGCGCACGTGCCGTGGCCGGTCACCGTCGTGGTGAACAGCCCCTGCCCGGACGACGCGCCGCGCATCCCGGCGAAGGCGACGTCGGTGCGCAGGGAGTCCGACAGGGCGAGCAGCTGCTCGGACTCCACCCGCAGGGTGTCCCCCGCCAGCTCGACGAGCAGCACCTCCATGGCGTCCTTGGCGAACCACACCGTGCCCCTGCCGGAGCACGTCATGAAGGCCACGGACTCGCCGGTGGCGCGGCGCTTGAGCCCGGCGACCAGGCCGTCGCCACCGCCCATGCCGGCGCTCTTGAACTGGACGTCGCCGGTGTAGGCGACCATCGACCCGGTGACGGCGCGGACCGGCTGCCCGGTCAGGTCGACCTCGAGCACGCGCGAGCCGTTGAGGCGGAAACCCTGCACGCCCCGACCCTGGCAGAGCAGCCCGGCCCGTGTCTCGCACCTCGCCCGGTCGGCCGCGCGGTCCGCCGCCGGGACGGTCACGGGCCCCGGGCTCAGCCGAGGTCGAGGGCGAGCAGGTCCTCCTCGGTCTCGCGGCGCAGCAGCACCCGGCTGGCCCCGTCGCGCACCGACACCACGGGCGGGCGCGGGACGTGGTTGTACTGGCTGGACAGGCTGCGGCAGTAGGCACCCGTCCCCGGCACGGCGAGCAGGTCGCCGCGGCGGACGTCCCCGGGCAGGAACTCGTCCCGGACGACGATGTCGCCGCTCTCGCAGTGCTTGCCGACGACGCGGGCGAGCACCGGCGGGGCGTCGGAGGCGCGCGAGGCGAGGGTGCACGAGTAGTCCGCGTCGTACAGGGCGGTGCGGACGTTGTCGCTCATGCCGCCGTCCACGCTCACGTAGCGCCGCTCGCCGCCGCCGTCGAGCCGGACGGGCTTGACGGTGCCGACCTCGTACAGCGTGAACGTGCTGGGCCCGACGACCGCGCGGCCCGGCTCGACGCTCACCCGGGGGACGTCGACGCCCGCCGCGGCGCACTCGGCGGCCATGGTGGCGGCCAGGCGGGCGGCCAGGTCGGCGACCGGCATGGGGCGGTCGGT
Above is a window of Aquipuribacter hungaricus DNA encoding:
- a CDS encoding AIM24 family protein; the encoded protein is MQGFRLNGSRVLEVDLTGQPVRAVTGSMVAYTGDVQFKSAGMGGGDGLVAGLKRRATGESVAFMTCSGRGTVWFAKDAMEVLLVELAGDTLRVESEQLLALSDSLRTDVAFAGMRGASSGQGLFTTTVTGHGTCALLSSGGPPVALEVSPQFPLVVDPQAFVASRGQLNQTFVTDVSWRNLVGESSGEAFSLRFDGSGVVYIQPEER